The genomic segment TCCGTATCAGTTCTATGCGCTGGCCAAGTACAACGGAATCACCGCTCCGAACGAGCTGACTGTCGGGCAGTCGATCAAGATTCCCACGACACTTCTCGGCAAGCCGGCAAGCGGTTTGGATGCACTATTCGCTCCGCCCAAACAACCATCGACCCCGCCAACAAAAGCCAAACCATCGGCGCCCGAGCCAGAACCAACGTTAGCGTCGGATTCGGGTTCCGATTCGATTCCACAAACGACGCCGGAAGCGGTAGCGGATGCGCCCGCTCCGAGGGATAACGAATCGTCAGTGGATCTCGCCGCTGAGGAAGCCGATGATTCGGAACAGAACAACTTCGACAAACTTTTCCAAGAAGCCGCGGCCGCCGAAGCGGCCGGTAACAACGAACTGGCCGTCAGCATTCTCAACGACTTACTCGATCAAAACCCGGACTATCCGGGGGCGAGGGAAAAACGCGACAAGTTGCAAGCGGATTGGGTAGAACAGCGGTATCAGTCGGGCCTGGATGCGTACCGCAAGCAGGATCTCGATGAAGCCATTCTCATTTGGGACGAAGTGCTGGCGCTGGATCCCAAACACCAGCCGGCACGTCTGTATCGCGACCGCGCTGTGGACCTGCAAAGCCGCCTGAACCGGTAGCGGACTCAAAGAAAATCAGGGGTAAGCGCCGCCGCCCAGGGTTTGAAACAACTGCTGAGTGCGTCGGGCTTGCGACAATCGGGCCTGGGCTTCGGCGTTGGTCGAGTCGTACGCCAAACTCTGTTCCCATAACGCGATGGCTTTGTCCGGATCATGGCTATAAGCCCGTAATCCCGCCTCGTAAGCCTCAATCGAAAGACTCTGACGCAACGTTTGCAGCATGTCTTTCGCCAGGCGTTGATCAGGCCCCTGGTATTCCGACGCCTGACTGAGATAAGCCAGAGCCTGTTTTTTATCGCCGGCGCCGAGTTTCTCTTTGGCCAGCTGGCGGTAGGCGCTTCCCAGCAGTGCTTGGGTCGCGTCGCTATTGGCGAGGTGATTCAGCGCTTCTAGCTCACTAATCGCATCCAACGAACGACCCTCGGCGATCAGCTGCTGTGCTTGCTTCAACTTTTGGGCCGACTGGGTCGGCTTGGCCGCGTGATAATGGGTGGGTGTCGTTGCCCGCCGTTTGGCCAACTGATAATCCATCTCCCGCAAGGACTTCAGCGCCACTTCGTTATGGGGAGCCAGTGCCAACGCCTGCAGGTAATAACGTTTGGCTCGCGAGCGTTCCCCCGAGCGCTGCGCGCGTTGACCCTGGGCAATGAATTCCGATGACTTTTCAGCAATGTCGGACTGTAAACGTACGATGGAGCGCGCAGCGTCCCCATCGGCCGGGCTGAGTGTTTGAATAATCTGCCACTGGATCAAGGCATTGGCCAGATCACCGCTCTCCTCGAACGCCTGGGCACTCGCACGATGGCGCGCATCGGCCGCATCCCGCTGCTGCTCAAGCGTCACGGGGTTGTTCGCACAACCCGCGACCAACACGCTGACGACCCATCCGAGTCCAACTAAGGTTCGTGTAATTGTGCTCATCATGAGTTGTTCATTGGCTCGAAGGTCTTTAACCGGCGTTCGAAATCGGCCAGCGTATGGTCACCAAAAATCATCGTTCGCCGGAGCATCAGCGGATACGCATAAGCGGCGTTGCCACCGGGTGTGACCGTCAACGCCATACGGTAGCCCTGCTCCTCGAGGGCTGACAACGCTTCATCACTTGATGCGCCGTAGGGATAAGCGAACGCATCCAAAGAATCGGTTGTGAATTCTGCCAAAGCCCGACGGGGAACGGCCAACTCCTCGCTGACTCTGGAACTGAATGCCGTTTTTGACTCCCCTTCTTCCGGCCGGCCGAGATGGCTATGGGTTTTGGAGTGCGGTTGGATATCAATTAACCCGCTCGCGGCCATATGACGCAACTGCTCACGGGTCAGGCCCGCTGGAGCCCCCACAAAATCGGAGTAGACGAACAAGGTCGCGGGGTAATCGAAAGACCGGAGTATCGGGTAGGCCACATCGAAAAACGATCGATAACCATCGTCGACGGTGATCACCACCGCACGTTCGGGCAGATCTCCGCGACCTTCCAGGAAAGCCTTCAGCGCTTCCAGTCGCACCACGCGGTAACCCTCTCGCTTGAGGAAAGCCATTTGTTCGCGAAAGCGGGCCGGCGAGACCACCATTTTGTGACGTTCCGATCCGAAGCGGTGGTAACACAGCACGGGCACCACCTGATAGCCGCTCGAGCGAACGCCGGTGGGATTCCCATTCACCAGCGGAATAACGATTTCCTGACCCGGCGCTAGCCGGTCGATTCCGTTGAAGTCCTGTATTTTCCAGGCCAGCGCGGGATCGCCAAGGTAACGTCCAGCCAAGCTGCCTAGCGTATCGTTCTGGCCAGCGACCACAACAGCGAAGCGCTCGTCCTGCGCCAGCACAATGGACTTTCCGGAAAAACCGGCACACCCCACCAACGACGAGAACAGTACCGACAACACTGCGGATCTGAAAAACAAAAGGGGACGAATCGAGGGGCTGATACGGGAAAAAAATGTCATACCGAAAGTCATTATTGTTAGGTCCCCGAACAAGCCATGCGCTTGGTCAAATCTTCCCGGATTTTAGCAAACTCGCCTCGAGAAATCCGAGCCTTCCCGACAAACGGCTTTGACGATGAGAACACACCGCAGTGTGATGGCGGACCGGATCACGTCCAGGCATATCTGCCGTCCCTTCGACTTCAATTGAGCGCCGCCATCCTACGGCCCTCGCGAGCTTGCACATAACTTAGCTAGAGTCCATATTTAAGAATTACGAGATTGAACAACCGTTTAAGATAAGGCGTTGTTCAATGCGGAACTCGCTGAAATCACCAGCGTTTTATCCGCATATAAATGAAAATCAAAGGACGAGGGAACATTGCATGTCTGTACTATCGGAGTTGCGCCGGATGCCGGAATCCCGGCGAGGCGCCATGGCCCCTTTAAAGCAAATCGGGGTCCGCAACGGAATGGTGACACTCACCAAGGCCCTGATTCGCAGTCGCATGAATCGAGCAGAACTGCCTCGCCAATTCATGCTCTCGTTTTGGGACACCCTGGGAAATCGCGAGGCCATCATTGATGGTAAAAACCGCATCACCTTTTCTCAATTCAAAGAACGTGTGCTTCGCTTCGCTAACGGCCTACACAATTTGGGACTGCAACCCGGAGACCGTTTTGCGGAACTGCTTTACAACAGCTCCACGTGGTTTGAGGCCATGGGCGCCGGCACCATCACGGGCATCCACATGCCCATGCTCAATTGGCACCTCAAGCCCAATGAGCTCGCGCAGTGCATCAATGCCTCCGAGCCCAAGGCGCTGCTGGTGGATGCTGAATTTGTCGATGCGATTGTTTCCATTAAAGACAAGATACCGACGGTGAAGCATTTCATCGTCGTCGGCGACACCCATGTCGACGGCATGATCAGTTATGAGCAACTATTGGCCGAATCGGAACCCGTTCTGCCACCGGGAAAATTCGATATGGCGCCCCGCCCCTTTAGTGGCGGCACCACCGGCACACCCAAGTTCATGAACATCAACCGGGATCGCCTCACGGCCGACTCCGACACCGACCGCCGTGGCGCCACCAAAGATGAGTTGGTGCGATTGGGCCTCATGCAGCTAACGGCTTTTTACCACTACAAACTGGGTGAATTGAAAGACCCGGTCACGCGGAACGTGCGATCCCTGATACCGGGTCCGCTCTATCACGCCGGGGTGCAGGTGGGCGTACTGCCGTTTTTTCTCGGGGGTACCGTGGTACCCATGCGGCGATTCGACCCGGAAGGTTTTCTAAAGCTGGTTCAGGAAGAGCGCATTAACTGGGTGTTTGTTGCACCCACGATGCTGGAACGGATATTGGCATTACCCGAGGACGCTAAAAGCCGTTACAACCTGTCGAGTTTACGCACGCTCATTTGCGCCGCCGCACCGTGTCCGCCCAAGGTCAAAAAAGAAATCAATGCCCTGTTCCGGCGGCAAGGTGCGCCTGATGACGTATTCCACGAATACTATGCGGCTTCCGAGACCGGGCTGGTGACTATACTGGCCCCGGAAGACTACCAAGCAGACGAAAAACGCTACGATAGTGTCGGCAAGGTTCGTGGTTGCGATGTTCGTATTTACGACGAGGAAAGCGAGAGTTGGGCGCCGCCCGGCAAGGAAGGTCGCTTGCTCATGCGTACGCCGACGGTTTTCGGATTGGAATATGCCGGTGTCGATGAAGACGCGATGCGTAAGAACTTCAAGGAAATCGACGGCAAGCTTTGGTACGACGACGGTCTGATCGGCTACCTCGATGAGCAGGACTACCTGTACCTCACCTCCCGCGTGAAGGAGATGATCATCTCTGGAGGTGTAAACATCTTCCCCAACGAAATCGAACACGTCATCAAGCACCACCCCAAAGTGTTCGACGTCGCCGTCGTCCGGGCGCCCGACAAAGACCTGGGTGAAGTGGCCGCTGCCGTGGTCCAGCTAAAAGAGGGTCAAACGGCCACCGCGGAAGAAATCATTGAACATTGCAAACAGGAAGGACTTTACGGCTTCAAGATTCCGCGTATCGTCGATTTCGGCGAACTGCCGCGGAATCTCGCCGGAAAACTACCCAAGAAACAGCTCGAAGCCCATTACTGGGAAGGTCACGCCACCTACGGCTGATCGAACATCTCTGCCGGATTGTGTCAGGCCGCTTTGGCCTGGTGCAATCCGGTGACCTCTTCCGCCAAGGCCCAAAGGCGCTCCGCGACGACCCTGTCATAGCTCTCCCTGGACGTTCGCCGGGGTTTTCGGTTGACGAAGTATTGTCCCGTCACCTCCGCCACATCGGGCGAAGTCGCCAGATAAATGGGGGTATCAGCACCTTTGCGGGGACTTTTCAGAAACGGGCGAATGAACTTGGGGTTGGACTCAAGGTTGGAGCCGATCACCCCCGGATGCAAACAGTTGACTGTCACCCCGGTACCCCGTAACCGGTCCGCCATGAGATAAGTGAACATAATGGTGGCCAGCTTGGAGCTGGCGTAGGTCCGGAACATGTTGTAACGCTGCTCGGCCTGCAGGTCATCGAAATTGATATGACCCAACCGATGAAGCATGGACGCGAGATTGATCACCCGCGATGGAGCAGCCGCTTTAAGGGCATCCAGCAACAGGTGAGTGAGCAAAAACGGCGCTAGAAAATGCACCGCAAACTGCAGCTCAAAACCGTCCGCCGAGACCTCCCGTTTGGGCTTCATGATTCCAGCGTTGTGGATGAGTACATCCAGTCGTTTGTATCGTTCATTGAACGATTCGGCCAAGGCGCGAACATCCTGCAAGCTGGCAAGGTCCGCCACCAACAAATCGATTTGGGAATTGCCGGTAGCGCGCTGGATCGACTCCCGAGCCTCGTTGCCTTTCGCTTCATTCCGACAAACCATCACCACCTGAGCGCTCCGGGCAGCCAAACCCGCCGCGGTCTCCCGGCCAATGCCAGAGTTTGCGCCAGTGACAACGCAGATCTTGCCGGTCATATTCGAACCCGTGCTCATCGTGATCCCTCCCTGCCCGCGCCCTTTCGATCGGTTCTTGTTCAAGAATAGTCGCTGCCGTTGGACTGACAAATGCATCTCGCCGATGCGCGCACATTAAAAGGCGGGGCGGCCAAGCCCCGACCGAGCAAGCACCACTGGATGGGACGTCAGGATCCACTGTGAGCGCAGCCCATTTCAATGAAGCGATAAGCTCATGATTAAATTAAATTCTCTTCTTCCCCAGCGAGGCGCATCTTTAACCCGAACAACGAGGTAAAGGTCCCCTAAAAAGCAGACATTACCTGTCGCCGACAACCTTTGAACCTAGGATTTGAAGCTGGCACACTCGGGGACACCCTCGAGCCCTCGTTACCGCAAGACGGACCGTATTTTTGCGGCAGCAGCGCACCACGGAATCAGTCTATTTATGGACAAAAAACAAGAAAGATCCGAAACGTCGCCGGTAAGCGACCACCTCGAAGCGATTGTCGACCACGCACCGACGATGATGTACATCAAAAACCCGGCTGGCGACTATATTTGGGCCAATCGGAAATGCCTCGACTCGGTATCCTTGACCTTGAGCGCCTTGGAAGGCAAACGGGACGAGTATTTTTTCACCCCCGAGATCGCGCAAAAAATGCGAGACGAAGATCAGGAGGTATTGGAGCGTCAGACGCCGCTGGCCTTCGAACTCGCGATGGACTTCGAAGGCCAGAAGGCGACCTTCCTCACCACCAAGTTCCCGCTCTACAACGAAGCGGGTCAACGGGTCGCCGTCGGCGGGATTTCCACCGATATCAGCGAACGCAAGCGCATCGAGGACGGTCTGCGGATTATCGCGGTTGATCTGGGCGGTGCAACGGGATCCGAGCTCTACCAAGGCTTGGCACGGGAGATGGCCAAGCTCTTTGACGTCGACGGCGTAATGATCGGCGTGTTCACAAGCAAAAAACACGACACGATTAAGACACTCGCCGTCTGGCACCAAGACCGATGGGTTGATAGTTTCGACTTTCCGCTTGCGGGCGCCCTTGCCGGACACGTCACGGGTAAGAACGCACAGTTGTTTCACGAAGGGACTGAGAGCTTGTTCCCGGCCGCTGTGCGATCACTCCTGACCGACATCAACAGTGTGTTAGGTGTCCCTTTGTTCGACAGCGCGCGAACCCCGTTGGGTTTTGTGTCCCTAATGAGTTCGAAGCCCATCACCCACGTCCCCGAACAAGACCCATTGCTGCGAATATTCGCCGGCCGCATCGGTGTGGAAGTCGAACGGAACCGGACCGAAAAGGCGCTTTACCGCAGTGAACAGCATCTCAACCTGGCGCTGGAAGCTGGACACATCGGCACCTGGGAATGGGATGTCGCCATGAACCAACTCACTTGGTCGCGTGGGATCGCGGCGGTGATGGCGTTCGAATCCCCCTTACCGAACTCTCCAGAGTCATTTCTGGAGAAGTTGCATCCTGACGATAGAGAGCCTATGAGTGCGTCGGTATACCACTCACTGAAAACCGGCTGCGCGTTTCACATGGAATACCGCGTCGTCCAATCCAATCGACCCATACGGTGGATCGAAGGTCGGGGAAAACTCTATTACGACGCTGAAGGCAATCCCCAGTTTCTGCGCGGCACCGTCGTGGACATCACCAAGCGCAAGCAGGACGCGGAAAAACTTAACGAAGAGAAAAAGCTGGTCGAGAGTGTCTTGTCCAGCCTGCCGGGGGCGTTCTATCTGTTCGATCGCGATGGCGACATGCTCCGATCGAATCAACAAACCGCATCCGTTACCGGTTTTACGATAGAAGAACTCCGCACCATGAAACCGCTAGAGTTTTTCGCGCCGAAGTATCGCGGGGCGGTTAGCACAGCCATTAACAAAACCTTTGCCACTGGAGAAGGCGGCGTGGAAGCGCCGCTAAGAACCAAAGACGGGCGCGAGATTCCCTACTATTTCAATGGCAAGCGAATCGAACTGGAAGGTCGACCCTTCCTCGTCGGTGTCGGCATCGACATCAGCAACCGCAAGCAAGTGGAAGAGAAACTCCAACAATATCGGACCCATTTGGAAGAACTCGTCGAGCAGCGCACCACAGAACTGACAGCACTGAACGAAGAATTGGAGGCCTTCAGTTACTCGGTCTCTCACGATTTGCGAGCCCCGCTGCGCACGATTGAGGGCCTGAGTTTCGCACTGCGAGAAGACTACGAGAAACAACTCGATGATAAAGGACGTAACTACCTGAACCACATCCTCGAAGCGTCAGCGCGTATGAACGAACTCATCGACGATTTAATTAAACTCTCGCGGGTTAACCGGGGCGAGTTGAATCGTCAAATGATGGATTTGAGCCAGCTGGTCAGCGAACGGTCAGAGGAGATACGCAAAAACTATCCTAACCACACCGTGGAAATCGACATCACACCCGGGATTCAGGTCATGGCCGACTGGCGTCTTTTGCGAATCGCCATCGATAATCTACTCGATAACGCGTGGAAGTACACCACCACCCGTGACCGCGGCCAGATCACCTTCAGCGCGGTTGAAAAATCCGGTCACCGCGTATTTTATATTCGCGACAACGGCGTGGGTTTCGACATGCAGTGTGCCGGTAATCTGTTCACGCCCTTTCAACGACTGCACGACAGTCAAACCTTTCCCGGAACCGGCATCGGCCTTGCCACGGTCAAACGGGTCATTAGCCGGCACGGCGGAGATGTCTGGGCCGAGGCTACGCCCGATGGCGGTGCAACCTTCTGTTTCACGCTCGGCAACGGTTACCCTCAAGAATCGGAGGCGGCCGACACGGAACATTAAGCCGGCCGCCCCGCAGCCCACGATGCTTTAGCGGCCGGCGTTTTTGCGGGCCGCAATCGCGAGCCGCAAGGCATTGAGCTTGATAAAGCCGGTGGCGTCGGCCTGGTTGTAAGCCCCCGCATCATCTTCGAAGGTCGCGATATTGGCATCGAACAAGCTGTTCTCCGACTTGCGGCCAACGACTGTCACGTTGCCCTTGTAAAGCTTAAGGCGAACAACCCCGTTGACCACCGACTGGCTGCTGTCGATCGCTTGTTGCAACATCCGGCGCTCCGGACTCCACCAGTAGCCGTTGTAAATCAGGCTGGCATAACGCGGCATGAACTCATCTTTGAGATGAGCGACCTCACGATCCAGCGTGATCGATTCGATGGCTCGGTGGGCTTTCAGCAGAATGGTGCCACCTGGGGTTTCGTAACACCCCCGGGATTTCATGCCCACATAACGATTTTCGACGATATCGGCGCGTCCCACGCCGTTTAAGCCGCCAATTTGATTGAGCCGGGCCAGTATCGTGGCCGGCGACATCTGTTCGCCATCGATGGCGACCACGTCGCCACCTTGGAACGTCAATTCCAGATACAAGGGCTCGTCGGGTGCTGCCTCAGGCGCCACCGACCATCGCCACATGGACTCCTCTGCCTCGGCCCAGGGATCTTCCAATATGCCGCCCTCGTAGGAAATATGCAGCAGATTGGCATCCATGGAATAAGGGGACTTCTTGCCCTGTCGATCAATGGAGATACCATGCTTTTCGGCATAAGCAAGTAGCTTCTCGCGCGAGTTCAGATCCCACTCTCGCCACGGCGCAATCACCCGAATCGCCGGATTCAGTGCGTAAGCACCCAGCTCGAACCGCACTTGATCGTTGCCCTTACCGGTGGCGCCGTGTGAGATCGCGTCGGATCCCGTCTTTTTGGCGATTTCCACCAGGCGCTTGGCAATCAGCGGACGGGCGATAGACGTGCCGAGCAGATACTCGCCCTCGTAGAGGGTGTTCGCGCGAAACATGGGGAATACAAAGTCACGGACGAACTCTTCGCGCAGATCTTCAATGAAGATCTCTTTTACGCCCAGCGCCTCGGCTTTGACACGGGCAGGCCCGAGCTCTTCACCTTGCCCCAGATCAGCGGTGAAGGTGACCACTTCGCAGTCGTACTGCTCCGCCAGCCACTTGAGAATGACGGACGTATCGAGCCCGCCGGAATAAGCCAGGACAACTTTGCTGATCTGGGACATGGATTGCCTCACCCTAACGCGCTGAACGAACGGCCATTGCGCCGAAACTTAAGCGCGCCATAGTAGCAGAAACCGCAAGGTCGGCCGAGTGTCTCGATGCGTTGGAACGCTCTGCCATGACAGCGCTAGACGAACGCTTACCCGGATGGATCGCGGACGAAATAAGCCGCCGCGATAGCCTTACCGGTGAACCGCTGCCCTAGGCACCGATCTCTCGCAATGCTAATGTGGCACGCCGTTCGAATGGCGAAATCCAGGATGACTGCTCCGGGGGCTTGAGAGGTTCGGTTCATTGCGGAAAAACGCGATACTGGTAACAGGCGGCGCCGGCTACATCGGCAGTCACGTCGTGCGGCAATTGGGAGAGCGTGGGGAGAACATCGTCGTCCTGGACGATCTGTCCTCGGGCCACCGCGGGGCGGTGCTGTATGGCGATTTGGTGGTCGGCCGGACGGATGATGCTGTGCTGGTCGACCAGCTAATACGAGATTTCAAGATCGACACGGTTCTGCATTTCGCGGCCTTCACTGCCGTTCCCGAATCGGTCGCGAACCCGCTGAAGTATTACCACAACAACACGGTGGCTACCGAACGCCTGTTGCGGTGCTGTCAAGAGAACAAGATTCGTCATTTCGTATTCTCCTCCACCGCCGCCGTTTACGCCATGCCGGACAACGGCATCGCGGCCGAAGCCTCCCCCACCGTACCCAACAACCCCTACGGACGCTCGAAGTTGGCCTCGGAGTGGATGCTCCGCGACCTGGCGGCGGCATCGAGTCTGCGGCATGTGACCCTGCGCTATTTCAACGTCGCCGGTTGCGACCCCCAAGGCCGTATCGGCCAATCCACGCCCAACGCCACGCAGCTGATCAAAGTCGCCTGCCAAGCCGCAATCGGCACGCGCGAGAAAGTCCAGGTGTTCGGCACCGACTATCCCACTCCAGACGGCACAGGCGTACGCGACTACATTCACGTCGAAGATCTGGCCGATGCGCACCTGAAGGCTCTCGACTACCTCCGCGGCGGTGGTGAGTCGACAACCGTCAACTGCGGCTACGGTCACGGCTACAGCGTGCGGGAAGTGTTAGAGGCCGTCGCGCGACTCAGTCAAAACCACCTGACGGTGGAAGAAGCCCCGCGCCGGCCGGGGGATTTGGCCATGATGATCGCCGATGCCGCGCGCATTCGGACGTTACTGAACTGGTCGCCGAAATACGATGATTTGGACAAAATCGTGGGCTCCACGCTGGAGTGGGAGCGCCGTTTAGCGCCGTCTTAACCGGCCAACAACTCCGCGTAGACGTCCAAACTCGCGGCCACCACCTTCTCAACCGCGAATTCCGATTCCGCGAGCCTGC from the Pseudomonadota bacterium genome contains:
- a CDS encoding LysM peptidoglycan-binding domain-containing protein; the protein is MGIKLSYTERLRFRFPVAPLLICLLALVLTACASTGDEQALDEDVVLAPEPAAPTYTSMAQTPKEAVRIALEFLQVGDAENAKIELLRALELDPRHLRAQSLLVQIETAPQDYFGSKYRTYRVQRGDSLSTIAARAFKDPYQFYALAKYNGITAPNELTVGQSIKIPTTLLGKPASGLDALFAPPKQPSTPPTKAKPSAPEPEPTLASDSGSDSIPQTTPEAVADAPAPRDNESSVDLAAEEADDSEQNNFDKLFQEAAAAEAAGNNELAVSILNDLLDQNPDYPGAREKRDKLQADWVEQRYQSGLDAYRKQDLDEAILIWDEVLALDPKHQPARLYRDRAVDLQSRLNR
- a CDS encoding polysaccharide deacetylase family protein, which translates into the protein MTFFSRISPSIRPLLFFRSAVLSVLFSSLVGCAGFSGKSIVLAQDERFAVVVAGQNDTLGSLAGRYLGDPALAWKIQDFNGIDRLAPGQEIVIPLVNGNPTGVRSSGYQVVPVLCYHRFGSERHKMVVSPARFREQMAFLKREGYRVVRLEALKAFLEGRGDLPERAVVITVDDGYRSFFDVAYPILRSFDYPATLFVYSDFVGAPAGLTREQLRHMAASGLIDIQPHSKTHSHLGRPEEGESKTAFSSRVSEELAVPRRALAEFTTDSLDAFAYPYGASSDEALSALEEQGYRMALTVTPGGNAAYAYPLMLRRTMIFGDHTLADFERRLKTFEPMNNS
- a CDS encoding AMP-binding protein; translated protein: MSVLSELRRMPESRRGAMAPLKQIGVRNGMVTLTKALIRSRMNRAELPRQFMLSFWDTLGNREAIIDGKNRITFSQFKERVLRFANGLHNLGLQPGDRFAELLYNSSTWFEAMGAGTITGIHMPMLNWHLKPNELAQCINASEPKALLVDAEFVDAIVSIKDKIPTVKHFIVVGDTHVDGMISYEQLLAESEPVLPPGKFDMAPRPFSGGTTGTPKFMNINRDRLTADSDTDRRGATKDELVRLGLMQLTAFYHYKLGELKDPVTRNVRSLIPGPLYHAGVQVGVLPFFLGGTVVPMRRFDPEGFLKLVQEERINWVFVAPTMLERILALPEDAKSRYNLSSLRTLICAAAPCPPKVKKEINALFRRQGAPDDVFHEYYAASETGLVTILAPEDYQADEKRYDSVGKVRGCDVRIYDEESESWAPPGKEGRLLMRTPTVFGLEYAGVDEDAMRKNFKEIDGKLWYDDGLIGYLDEQDYLYLTSRVKEMIISGGVNIFPNEIEHVIKHHPKVFDVAVVRAPDKDLGEVAAAVVQLKEGQTATAEEIIEHCKQEGLYGFKIPRIVDFGELPRNLAGKLPKKQLEAHYWEGHATYG
- a CDS encoding SDR family oxidoreductase is translated as MSTGSNMTGKICVVTGANSGIGRETAAGLAARSAQVVMVCRNEAKGNEARESIQRATGNSQIDLLVADLASLQDVRALAESFNERYKRLDVLIHNAGIMKPKREVSADGFELQFAVHFLAPFLLTHLLLDALKAAAPSRVINLASMLHRLGHINFDDLQAEQRYNMFRTYASSKLATIMFTYLMADRLRGTGVTVNCLHPGVIGSNLESNPKFIRPFLKSPRKGADTPIYLATSPDVAEVTGQYFVNRKPRRTSRESYDRVVAERLWALAEEVTGLHQAKAA
- a CDS encoding PAS domain S-box protein; the encoded protein is MDKKQERSETSPVSDHLEAIVDHAPTMMYIKNPAGDYIWANRKCLDSVSLTLSALEGKRDEYFFTPEIAQKMRDEDQEVLERQTPLAFELAMDFEGQKATFLTTKFPLYNEAGQRVAVGGISTDISERKRIEDGLRIIAVDLGGATGSELYQGLAREMAKLFDVDGVMIGVFTSKKHDTIKTLAVWHQDRWVDSFDFPLAGALAGHVTGKNAQLFHEGTESLFPAAVRSLLTDINSVLGVPLFDSARTPLGFVSLMSSKPITHVPEQDPLLRIFAGRIGVEVERNRTEKALYRSEQHLNLALEAGHIGTWEWDVAMNQLTWSRGIAAVMAFESPLPNSPESFLEKLHPDDREPMSASVYHSLKTGCAFHMEYRVVQSNRPIRWIEGRGKLYYDAEGNPQFLRGTVVDITKRKQDAEKLNEEKKLVESVLSSLPGAFYLFDRDGDMLRSNQQTASVTGFTIEELRTMKPLEFFAPKYRGAVSTAINKTFATGEGGVEAPLRTKDGREIPYYFNGKRIELEGRPFLVGVGIDISNRKQVEEKLQQYRTHLEELVEQRTTELTALNEELEAFSYSVSHDLRAPLRTIEGLSFALREDYEKQLDDKGRNYLNHILEASARMNELIDDLIKLSRVNRGELNRQMMDLSQLVSERSEEIRKNYPNHTVEIDITPGIQVMADWRLLRIAIDNLLDNAWKYTTTRDRGQITFSAVEKSGHRVFYIRDNGVGFDMQCAGNLFTPFQRLHDSQTFPGTGIGLATVKRVISRHGGDVWAEATPDGGATFCFTLGNGYPQESEAADTEH
- a CDS encoding argininosuccinate synthase, yielding MSQISKVVLAYSGGLDTSVILKWLAEQYDCEVVTFTADLGQGEELGPARVKAEALGVKEIFIEDLREEFVRDFVFPMFRANTLYEGEYLLGTSIARPLIAKRLVEIAKKTGSDAISHGATGKGNDQVRFELGAYALNPAIRVIAPWREWDLNSREKLLAYAEKHGISIDRQGKKSPYSMDANLLHISYEGGILEDPWAEAEESMWRWSVAPEAAPDEPLYLELTFQGGDVVAIDGEQMSPATILARLNQIGGLNGVGRADIVENRYVGMKSRGCYETPGGTILLKAHRAIESITLDREVAHLKDEFMPRYASLIYNGYWWSPERRMLQQAIDSSQSVVNGVVRLKLYKGNVTVVGRKSENSLFDANIATFEDDAGAYNQADATGFIKLNALRLAIAARKNAGR
- the galE gene encoding UDP-glucose 4-epimerase GalE gives rise to the protein MRKNAILVTGGAGYIGSHVVRQLGERGENIVVLDDLSSGHRGAVLYGDLVVGRTDDAVLVDQLIRDFKIDTVLHFAAFTAVPESVANPLKYYHNNTVATERLLRCCQENKIRHFVFSSTAAVYAMPDNGIAAEASPTVPNNPYGRSKLASEWMLRDLAAASSLRHVTLRYFNVAGCDPQGRIGQSTPNATQLIKVACQAAIGTREKVQVFGTDYPTPDGTGVRDYIHVEDLADAHLKALDYLRGGGESTTVNCGYGHGYSVREVLEAVARLSQNHLTVEEAPRRPGDLAMMIADAARIRTLLNWSPKYDDLDKIVGSTLEWERRLAPS